A window of the Cicer arietinum cultivar CDC Frontier isolate Library 1 chromosome 6, Cicar.CDCFrontier_v2.0, whole genome shotgun sequence genome harbors these coding sequences:
- the LOC101506729 gene encoding protein PSK SIMULATOR 1-like: MVMAVTAKSRRPKTMPEAATLGILAFDAGKTMCRLISLYNSLSGDEITKLHNEVIKSKGVTYLNSNVENFLLNLAAAERLEELDKNAATVSRLGQKCSDLGLSRFDLVYADLKHGVIDLRKLQYGSRSANKIVEKTERLVSATASLHSAMEYMTELETAEKKRQQQQQRCWNTKTICQKTNVEYFNEKLVSQRKQVQHFKETSLWKQTFDKTVGIMARLVCIVYARICSVFGAYINNSHTDNNKSAFIDFGLDNCCLLEHREFYEIKTRSLSEWYEESLHKRMTKSGPVSKTAATAKMIRFINNPMPMDFSSGGGGGIKKTLNGNNNKVLKLAPSSTVGGVGLSLRYANVILLAERCLHAPATVGEEAREALYEMLPGKLRAKVRSKLKGRLAKEDDEGSNGHSLAEGWQEAVEELMEWLSPVAHDTVRWQAERHLEKTKFEMKPTAMLLQTLHYSDLEKAEAAIVEVLVGLSLWLIVDTICSNHEIIVLNYS, encoded by the coding sequence ATGGTGATGGCCGTGACCGCCAAGTCACGGCGTCCCAAGACGATGCCGGAGGCCGCAACCCTCGGCATCCTCGCCTTCGACGCCGGTAAGACCATGTGTCGATTGATCTCTCTCTACAACTCTCTCTCAGGAGACGAAATCACCAAACTCCACAATGAAGTTATTAAATCCAAAGGAGTAACATATTTGAATTCCAACGTTGAAAATTTCCTCCTCAACCTCGCCGCCGCCGAACGCCTGGAGGAGCTCGATAAAAACGCTGCAACCGTCTCCCGTCTTGGACAAAAGTGTTCTGACCTCGGCCTCTCACGGTTCGACCTTGTTTATGCCGATCTCAAACATGGTGTAATTGACCTTCGCAAGCTCCAGTATGGCTCCCGAAGCGCCAACAAGATTGTCGAGAAAACGGAGAGACTTGTCTCCGCAACAGCCAGTCTCCACTCTGCCATGGAATACATGACAGAGCTGGAGACTGCGgaaaaaaaaagacaacaacaacaacaacgttGTTGGAACACAAAAACAATTTGTCAAAAAACAAACGTGGAATATTTCAACGAGAAATTAGTTTCCCAAAGAAAGCAAGTGCAACATTTCAAGGAAACATCATTATGGAAACAAACATTTGACAAAACGGTTGGGATCATGGCAAGGCTTGTTTGCATTGTGTATGCAAGAATATGCTCCGTTTTCGGAGCATATATTAATAACAGTCATACTGACAACAATAAATCGGCGTTCATTGATTTTGGATTGGATAATTGTTGCCTTCTGGAACACCGCGAGTTTTATGAGATTAAAACTCGCAGTCTTTCAGAATGGTACGAGGAATCGCTTCATAAGCGTATGACAAAGTCAGGGCCTGTTTCAAAAACAGCAGCAACAGCTAAAATGATTAGGTTTATCAACAATCCTATGCCAATGGATTTTTCttctggtggtggtggtggaatTAAGAAAACGTTGAACGGTAATAACAATAAGGTTTTGAAGTTAGCGCCGTCGTCCACCGTGGGTGGAGTCGGGCTGTCATTGAGGTATGCTAATGTGATTCTATTGGCCGAGCGTTGCCTCCACGCGCCGGCGACAGTCGGAGAGGAAGCGCGCGAGGCATTGTACGAGATGTTACCGGGGAAGTTGAGGGCGAAGGTGAGGTCAAAACTGAAGGGACGGCTGGCGAAAGAGGATGATGAAGGAAGTAACGGACACTCGCTGGCCGAAGGGTGGCAGGAGGCGGTGGAGGAGCTAATGGAATGGCTATCTCCGGTGGCACACGACACGGTTCGGTGGCAGGCGGAGCGACATTTGGAGAAGACGAAATTCGAGATGAAGCCGACAGCTATGCTTCTGCAGACTCTGCATTACTCTGACTTAGAGAAGGCAGAGGCTGCAATTGTGGA